The Nitrospinota bacterium genome window below encodes:
- a CDS encoding TlpA family protein disulfide reductase gives MMTPPMLQVNSPAIDLEIEEWLGGSSSNISNEIGRPILIKVFQVNCPGCFTHGFPEILEIRKKFINSPLLVWGLATAFEDFHLNNLENLKKLIDDGELVGATYEVLNSQGLLSNNRLDYSIPFPVAWDKVIPYKPSDIDVDAQNLIKKDFPQFDSFPQKNQNLILNQILDYLKHKKYVAKTFEAYQFRGTPSTLLIDKNGILRGKWFGSGYGLEHEVEKVLT, from the coding sequence ATGATGACTCCTCCAATGCTGCAGGTTAATTCGCCCGCTATTGACTTGGAAATTGAAGAATGGTTGGGTGGTTCTTCAAGCAATATAAGTAACGAGATTGGCCGGCCTATACTGATAAAGGTTTTTCAAGTTAATTGTCCCGGTTGTTTCACTCACGGATTTCCTGAAATCCTTGAGATAAGAAAAAAATTTATAAATTCTCCTCTACTGGTTTGGGGATTGGCTACTGCATTTGAAGACTTTCACCTTAACAATTTAGAAAATTTAAAAAAGCTGATTGATGATGGCGAGTTGGTTGGTGCAACTTATGAAGTATTAAACTCGCAAGGACTACTTTCAAATAATAGACTGGATTATTCCATACCCTTTCCTGTCGCCTGGGATAAAGTGATTCCCTACAAACCAAGCGACATTGATGTTGACGCGCAAAATCTTATCAAAAAAGATTTCCCTCAATTTGATTCATTTCCACAAAAAAACCAGAATCTTATTTTGAACCAGATACTCGACTATTTAAAACATAAAAAGTATGTCGCTAAAACATTTGAGGCATATCAGTTTAGAGGCACCCCTTCAACTTTATTGATTGATAAGAATGGAATTCTAAGAGGAAAGTGGTTTGGCTCTGGTTATGGGCTTGAACATGAAGTGGAGAAGGTTTTAACATAG
- a CDS encoding methyltransferase domain-containing protein: MAERLASLLPSPLPDKILEIGCGTGVFTRHLLTQPVKQLTLNDISYEMLNVLSNSLTLTLNTIISSGNAERIQFENMDLICANAVFQWFQHPQDTLIRLYQSLVPDGSLIFSTFGPKTLMEFRQAANLISPVNLYAKEQWSEMARKSGFIIKSNDAEIRKIFFSNSMTLLKNLQQIGAAPIRMVKTGGLRRLMRDYDSRFSTTQGVYATWELHYYSLTRK, encoded by the coding sequence ATGGCTGAAAGACTTGCTTCTCTACTTCCTTCCCCTTTACCGGATAAAATTTTAGAGATAGGTTGTGGTACGGGAGTTTTCACAAGACATCTTTTGACTCAACCCGTAAAACAACTCACCCTCAACGATATCTCTTATGAAATGCTGAATGTTTTGAGTAACTCACTCACATTAACCTTGAATACGATAATATCTTCTGGAAATGCCGAGAGAATCCAGTTCGAGAATATGGATCTTATTTGCGCAAATGCCGTGTTCCAATGGTTTCAGCATCCGCAGGATACCCTGATCAGGCTGTATCAATCATTAGTTCCTGATGGAAGCTTGATTTTCAGTACATTTGGTCCCAAAACTTTGATGGAGTTCAGACAGGCAGCGAACCTGATAAGCCCTGTCAACCTTTATGCAAAGGAGCAATGGTCTGAAATGGCTCGTAAATCTGGATTTATAATAAAATCTAATGATGCAGAAATCCGGAAAATATTTTTCTCAAATTCTATGACACTTTTGAAAAACCTTCAGCAGATTGGTGCGGCACCAATACGTATGGTGAAAACGGGCGGTCTTAGGAGACTGATGCGTGATTATGATTCGAGGTTTTCTACTACTCAAGGTGTTTATGCGACCTGGGAACTTCATTATTACTCACTAACACGTAAATAA
- a CDS encoding DnaJ domain-containing protein, whose amino-acid sequence MKNYYSVLGVEKTASDSEIKKAYRKLAMKFHPDRNEGDPKAEERFKEVSEAYAVLGDKKKRNQYDQFGSEGFHQKFSQEDIFRDFDINEILRDFGFGGGNPFQGQGFGGFGNPFSHGRAQQREVKIPPIKKECTISFEEAALGCQRTISIARNGVKEETSVKIPPGITHGKVLRVHGKGQASPLDNRRGDLHLLINVLSHPLFRREGKNIVVDAEIKLTQAVLGATVEVETLTGIKSVKIPPGTQYGTKLRLKGAGINFASRERGDQLVRIIVKIPKTLTEEQIPHIQFLQDTGV is encoded by the coding sequence ATGAAAAACTACTATTCTGTTTTGGGCGTCGAGAAAACTGCCTCTGATAGTGAGATAAAAAAAGCCTACCGTAAGCTAGCTATGAAGTTTCACCCTGATAGAAACGAGGGTGACCCAAAAGCTGAGGAAAGATTTAAAGAAGTCAGTGAAGCTTATGCTGTTCTAGGTGATAAGAAGAAGCGAAATCAATATGATCAATTTGGTTCCGAAGGTTTCCATCAGAAGTTTTCGCAAGAAGATATTTTTCGTGATTTTGACATAAATGAGATTCTCAGAGACTTCGGTTTCGGAGGAGGTAATCCATTCCAGGGACAGGGTTTTGGTGGATTTGGCAACCCATTTTCCCACGGGAGAGCGCAACAGCGTGAAGTTAAAATTCCCCCAATTAAAAAGGAATGTACGATTAGCTTTGAGGAGGCAGCTCTGGGGTGTCAACGTACAATTTCTATTGCAAGAAATGGAGTTAAAGAAGAGACCAGTGTGAAAATTCCTCCGGGAATTACACATGGAAAAGTTTTACGCGTACATGGAAAAGGTCAGGCTTCCCCTTTGGATAACCGTAGAGGCGACTTGCATCTGCTTATTAATGTTCTTTCCCATCCTCTTTTTCGCCGAGAGGGGAAAAATATTGTTGTTGATGCTGAAATAAAGCTGACTCAGGCTGTTTTAGGCGCAACGGTTGAGGTTGAAACTTTAACGGGTATAAAATCAGTTAAAATTCCACCAGGCACTCAATATGGTACCAAGCTTAGGCTTAAAGGAGCAGGAATAAACTTTGCTTCAAGAGAACGTGGTGACCAATTGGTAAGAATTATAGTAAAGATTCCTAAAACGCTCACTGAGGAACAAATTCCACATATACAGTTTTTACAGGACACAGGAGTTTAA
- a CDS encoding 8-amino-7-oxononanoate synthase: MSQQFYNRLEKEINSSREKNLFREVKLYPQGKVNLCSNDYFQLRNDHRVIAGAKEACDKYGTGSGASPLLSGFLPCHQNLLEELKTWKHKHYGMLFNAGFLANQAILKHLPGKRDLVLADKLVHHSMMQALTQGAARFKRYHHLDLEHLEELLSANHKNYETVFVVTESVFSMDGDYPDLVKLVQLKKRYPFLLILDEAHGTGVFGDTGAGLAEEMQVQDQVDIIVGTLGKSLASMGAYVLSNSSIVIDYLVNHAGEFIYSTFLTPSQVGSAAAAVKILQSAKDDRKHLLDISRRLRSFIQLENKKDTGIVSPIIPLIVGDPSKALKMRNKLMQEGYIVGAVRPPTVPPQTSRLRISLHKGITRECLDNFQKSLEPWIKFQP; the protein is encoded by the coding sequence TTGAGCCAACAATTTTATAATCGTCTTGAAAAAGAAATAAATTCCTCGCGAGAGAAAAATCTCTTTCGGGAAGTTAAACTATATCCTCAAGGCAAGGTCAACTTGTGTTCAAACGATTATTTCCAATTACGGAATGATCATAGGGTAATTGCTGGCGCAAAAGAAGCTTGTGATAAGTATGGAACCGGAAGTGGTGCCTCTCCCCTGCTCTCTGGTTTTCTTCCATGCCATCAAAATCTGCTTGAAGAACTAAAGACATGGAAACATAAACATTATGGAATGTTGTTTAATGCGGGTTTTTTAGCCAATCAGGCTATTCTTAAACACTTGCCTGGGAAGCGTGATCTGGTTCTTGCAGATAAGTTAGTCCATCATTCTATGATGCAGGCTCTCACTCAAGGTGCTGCCCGATTCAAGCGATATCATCATTTAGATTTGGAGCATTTGGAGGAATTATTGAGTGCCAACCATAAGAATTATGAGACAGTTTTTGTAGTAACGGAAAGTGTTTTCAGTATGGATGGGGATTATCCGGATTTGGTTAAGCTGGTTCAATTAAAAAAGCGATACCCTTTTTTACTTATATTAGACGAAGCCCATGGTACTGGTGTGTTTGGAGATACAGGCGCTGGATTGGCTGAAGAAATGCAAGTTCAGGATCAGGTTGATATTATTGTCGGGACACTAGGCAAATCACTGGCCAGTATGGGGGCGTATGTTCTTTCCAATTCTTCTATTGTTATTGACTATCTTGTTAACCATGCCGGAGAATTTATTTATTCAACTTTTTTGACTCCTTCTCAGGTAGGGTCTGCTGCAGCTGCAGTGAAAATATTACAATCTGCAAAGGATGACCGAAAGCATCTTTTGGATATTTCAAGGAGGCTCAGAAGTTTTATACAATTGGAAAATAAAAAAGATACTGGCATTGTTTCTCCTATAATCCCTTTGATTGTTGGAGATCCTTCCAAGGCTCTCAAAATGAGAAACAAGCTCATGCAAGAGGGTTATATAGTAGGGGCAGTCCGCCCGCCAACTGTCCCACCACAAACATCACGCTTGCGAATTTCCTTGCATAAAGGAATCACCCGTGAATGTTTGGATAATTTTCAGAAATCACTGGAACCATGGATAAAATTTCAACCATAA
- a CDS encoding tetratricopeptide repeat protein — MIKNAVKNNLIILLVLIFAGCGGYLPAEKKHWPINQQERHSWNPPDESVLSERRANQLWLDNLTKEIEVLFANHATFSNREIALFESVSKVDPKINAMSSKYGKQIESERERRVRMQKDLEMSKVGFTDAQTRLKKIMEVKPPVIFSIEDYNLAMKNFRDGQFKKSLNLFLKLNRQNPPSFLKDNIHFGLGSAYYRLKNYSNATKHFQKILDNYAYGDKRFVSYFMLGLIHNLQGEKSRAIYLLEEALNNNPPENMRNTIHRLIEIVNDDSSNAAG, encoded by the coding sequence ATGATCAAAAATGCAGTGAAAAATAACTTAATAATATTGTTGGTCCTGATTTTTGCAGGATGTGGCGGCTACCTTCCAGCTGAAAAAAAGCATTGGCCGATAAACCAACAAGAAAGACATTCCTGGAATCCTCCTGATGAGTCAGTATTATCTGAAAGAAGGGCAAATCAGTTATGGCTTGATAATCTCACAAAGGAAATAGAGGTCCTTTTTGCTAATCATGCCACCTTTTCTAATAGGGAAATAGCATTGTTTGAATCTGTGAGTAAAGTTGACCCGAAGATAAATGCGATGAGCTCCAAATATGGCAAACAGATTGAGTCTGAGCGAGAGCGCAGGGTCCGAATGCAGAAAGATCTTGAGATGTCTAAAGTGGGTTTTACAGATGCGCAAACAAGGCTGAAAAAAATAATGGAAGTTAAACCCCCAGTTATTTTTTCTATCGAAGATTACAACTTGGCAATGAAGAACTTTCGTGATGGACAATTTAAAAAAAGTTTAAATCTCTTTTTGAAACTTAACCGGCAAAATCCTCCATCATTCTTAAAAGACAATATCCATTTTGGTTTAGGCTCTGCCTATTATCGATTAAAAAATTATTCCAATGCTACAAAGCATTTTCAAAAAATTCTGGACAATTATGCTTACGGTGATAAAAGATTTGTCTCTTACTTCATGCTGGGTTTAATTCATAACCTTCAGGGTGAAAAGAGTCGTGCAATATATTTACTTGAAGAAGCCTTGAATAATAACCCTCCTGAAAATATGCGCAATACTATTCATCGCTTGATAGAAATAGTTAATGATGACTCCTCCAATGCTGCAGGTTAA
- a CDS encoding DUF1566 domain-containing protein yields the protein MSGQKRFHDNPSGVITDTKHNLHWLPKDSWGDLGQWRTYDDALAYARLMNQVYAGGFSDWRLPTRKEAEEFYDEELNQIDWEEEVIHIDSLFVTKCAYFMWVKDTNDNGEVGRINLRNGEVDFVDRKTLEHHSARLVRNIK from the coding sequence ATGAGCGGACAAAAACGATTTCACGATAACCCTTCCGGGGTTATTACTGACACCAAACATAATTTGCACTGGCTCCCTAAAGACTCCTGGGGTGACCTGGGTCAGTGGAGAACTTATGATGATGCTCTAGCTTATGCAAGGCTCATGAATCAGGTCTATGCTGGGGGATTCAGTGACTGGAGGCTGCCTACCCGGAAGGAGGCAGAGGAGTTTTATGACGAAGAGTTGAACCAGATAGACTGGGAGGAGGAGGTTATTCATATAGACTCATTGTTTGTCACAAAGTGCGCCTATTTCATGTGGGTCAAGGATACGAATGACAATGGAGAGGTTGGTCGGATTAACCTGAGAAATGGTGAAGTTGATTTTGTTGATCGAAAAACTCTGGAACATCATTCCGCAAGATTGGTACGCAATATTAAATAG
- a CDS encoding methyltransferase domain-containing protein encodes MPYLNFNQFVNKIDLLEEANILIAALEFKVFTHLEKKQMTHLAFAKKAGVNNEGAEALLNALVSLGAIKKTGNKFSNTSESYKHFCELSPNYKRGTVFLRMENRDEWSKLVDIIRNGRKLTKVEDDDPDFREPFTHAMHERSQKYSKPLTKFITRKPVGKLIDIGSGPGTYSAEILKVDTSAQAFLIDRETSLEVAKNLIKNSPVAKRISFVKGDIFKVDFEKNTDTALYSNILHIYNSSENQKLIKKIHKSLKRGGRILIVDLFLHENRIKPYDAALFSLTMLMFTATGKTYTFKETEKILKKCGFGKFKRFELGEGSSVIEAVKI; translated from the coding sequence ATGCCATATTTAAATTTTAATCAGTTTGTAAACAAAATTGATCTGCTGGAAGAGGCTAATATCCTTATCGCAGCGCTTGAATTCAAGGTATTCACCCACCTTGAAAAAAAACAGATGACCCATTTAGCTTTCGCAAAGAAGGCAGGGGTCAACAATGAAGGAGCTGAGGCGTTGTTAAATGCCTTAGTTTCACTAGGAGCAATAAAAAAAACGGGTAATAAATTTTCAAATACCTCGGAAAGTTACAAACATTTTTGTGAACTCAGCCCAAATTACAAGAGAGGAACTGTTTTTTTGCGAATGGAAAATCGTGACGAATGGTCCAAGCTTGTCGACATCATTCGAAATGGGAGAAAGTTAACAAAAGTTGAAGACGACGACCCTGATTTTCGCGAACCTTTTACCCACGCGATGCACGAAAGAAGTCAAAAGTATTCCAAACCGCTTACAAAGTTTATTACTCGAAAACCCGTGGGAAAATTAATTGATATAGGTAGTGGTCCTGGAACCTATTCAGCAGAAATTTTGAAAGTTGATACATCAGCACAGGCCTTTCTGATTGACAGGGAAACAAGTCTTGAAGTTGCAAAAAATTTAATAAAAAACTCTCCGGTCGCGAAAAGAATTTCATTTGTAAAAGGAGATATTTTCAAAGTTGATTTTGAGAAAAATACAGATACTGCATTATATTCAAATATACTGCACATCTATAATTCATCTGAAAATCAAAAGTTGATAAAAAAAATTCACAAATCCCTTAAAAGAGGTGGTCGAATTTTAATTGTTGATTTGTTTCTGCATGAAAATCGTATTAAACCTTATGATGCGGCATTATTTTCATTAACCATGCTAATGTTCACGGCTACAGGAAAAACATATACCTTCAAAGAAACTGAGAAAATATTAAAAAAGTGCGGATTTGGAAAATTTAAGCGTTTTGAATTAGGGGAGGGCAGTAGCGTCATTGAAGCGGTAAAAATTTAA
- a CDS encoding 2Fe-2S iron-sulfur cluster binding domain-containing protein: MAQVYFKTDNVTYDVEDGTPLIDFCDEVGVSLSFGCTEGTCGVCEVTVAEGRENVSRVTEEEKDYLLPEDLEEGMRLGCQVKIRKGKVTLSWKKVKAR, translated from the coding sequence GTGGCACAAGTTTATTTTAAAACGGATAATGTAACTTATGATGTAGAAGACGGCACTCCCCTTATAGACTTTTGCGATGAGGTTGGTGTGTCACTCTCCTTTGGTTGTACTGAAGGTACTTGTGGGGTTTGTGAAGTAACAGTGGCGGAAGGAAGAGAAAATGTGTCCCGGGTCACGGAAGAAGAAAAAGATTATTTGTTGCCTGAAGATCTGGAAGAAGGGATGCGGCTGGGTTGCCAGGTCAAAATTAGAAAAGGAAAGGTAACGCTAAGCTGGAAAAAAGTAAAAGCTCGATAA
- a CDS encoding motility associated factor glycosyltransferase family protein — MSISFLDSNLALLRKRDPALFETILSVQPSKSFTVIRSRSGHSSLMYCDVAGNKKQIDSNYDPVDEASRYMKRLEVGNYINFFVMGLGLGYQVSEIIRKTSREAKIYIFEKDPELFALAIREADFSSVFDHPGVRIFIDTNPKEFGTLIDHENINFTLNNYCVVEHKALVNRNIEYFGILLREIENYFKESRINLNTQKVHSRLYYKNIFNNIKNLKDSPGIVSLQGCLADIPAIVCSAGPSLDKNIQLLKSNRENFFLIAVATALKPLLKNGIEPDVVFSIDPDELTISSFDFVAGSGKAWLVYNAAVPKPVSDAFPGRKIAFDLNISLAEWFQKYSKEKGNLGKITSVAHSAFNFANYLACSPVILIGQDLSFHRHRQHCLHSFYYDENVCLIKRIDPIYQLNRLKYLGYGQNLTQCLDVFGCQTTSTLSMESYNRIFSYSIDPSKTNINATEAGVPIRGMKTLSLKEALF; from the coding sequence ATGAGCATTTCTTTTTTAGATTCAAACCTGGCATTATTGAGAAAAAGAGATCCTGCCCTATTTGAAACAATACTTTCTGTACAACCATCAAAATCATTCACGGTAATACGTTCCCGTTCTGGACATTCGTCATTGATGTATTGTGACGTAGCAGGAAACAAAAAACAAATTGATAGCAATTATGATCCTGTTGATGAAGCTTCGCGTTATATGAAAAGGTTGGAAGTTGGTAATTACATAAACTTTTTCGTAATGGGATTGGGTTTAGGCTACCAGGTTTCTGAAATCATTCGAAAAACCTCCCGGGAAGCAAAAATTTACATTTTTGAAAAAGATCCTGAATTATTTGCACTGGCTATCAGGGAGGCTGACTTTTCTTCAGTTTTCGATCATCCTGGAGTGCGTATATTTATTGATACAAACCCAAAAGAATTTGGGACTTTAATAGATCATGAGAATATTAATTTCACTCTAAACAATTATTGTGTTGTTGAACATAAAGCCCTGGTAAATAGAAATATTGAATATTTTGGAATATTATTAAGAGAAATTGAAAATTACTTTAAAGAAAGCAGGATAAATTTAAATACTCAGAAGGTACATTCCAGGCTTTATTACAAAAATATTTTTAATAATATAAAAAATTTAAAGGATAGCCCTGGAATTGTTTCCTTGCAGGGTTGCCTTGCTGATATACCAGCGATCGTTTGCTCTGCCGGCCCATCTTTAGATAAAAATATCCAATTACTAAAATCTAATAGAGAAAACTTTTTTCTTATTGCAGTGGCTACTGCTTTAAAACCTTTGCTTAAAAATGGTATCGAACCAGATGTGGTTTTTTCTATTGATCCTGATGAGCTTACAATCAGTTCTTTTGACTTTGTTGCCGGTTCGGGTAAAGCTTGGCTGGTATATAACGCTGCTGTACCCAAACCCGTTTCTGATGCATTTCCTGGAAGAAAAATAGCTTTTGATTTGAATATTAGTCTTGCCGAGTGGTTCCAGAAATATTCAAAAGAAAAGGGAAATTTGGGAAAAATAACTTCTGTTGCCCACTCGGCATTTAATTTTGCAAATTATTTAGCTTGTTCTCCCGTTATTTTAATCGGTCAGGATTTATCTTTTCACAGACATCGTCAGCATTGCCTTCACTCATTCTATTATGATGAAAACGTCTGCCTGATTAAACGGATTGATCCTATTTATCAGTTGAATCGTTTAAAGTATCTTGGTTATGGGCAAAATCTAACTCAATGCCTTGATGTCTTTGGGTGCCAGACGACATCTACCCTGTCAATGGAGAGTTATAACCGTATTTTCTCCTATTCGATTGACCCTTCTAAAACGAATATTAATGCAACTGAGGCTGGAGTTCCGATAAGGGGTATGAAGACTCTGTCGTTAAAGGAAGCTCTCTTT